A stretch of Lactuca sativa cultivar Salinas chromosome 6, Lsat_Salinas_v11, whole genome shotgun sequence DNA encodes these proteins:
- the LOC111908786 gene encoding agamous-like MADS-box protein AGL104 codes for MGRVKLQIKKIENSTNRQVTFSKRRNGLIKKAYELSVLCDVDVALIMFSPSGRASIFSGSKSIEEIMARYINLPDHERGRLQNQEYLEKALGKLRREAQDYRIQNQARSILSNADSQFEGIQKEIIRCKSQMIEMEKRLRMFEGDPSEITALCEAEYREEVLQETLKRVRLRKQVLVEKYNSADAESTTQGININNMVTTNPSNMFDWLPPREPQVQIMNFMNFNGILPHRQNENVNRANVIDNDNNVNVQRSEFGQVIDMNLSPWTQFYPSGSGPMMMTQPGERSFNENFLPQFSP; via the exons ATGGGGAGAGTAAAATTACAGATCAAGAAAATAGAAAATTCAACAAATAGGCAAGTTACTTTCTCAAAAAGAAGAAATGGGTTGATCAAGAAAGCCTATGAGCTATCTGTTCTATGTGATGTGGATGTTGCTCTCATCATGTTTTCTCCCTCCGGAAGAGCTAGCATTTTCTCTGGAAGTAAAAG TATCGAAGAAATTATGGCCCGATACATAAATCTTCCCGATCATGAAAGAGGAAG GTTGCAAAACCAAGAG TACCTGGAAAAGGCTTTAGGAAAGTTGAGAAGAGAAGCACAAGATTATCGTATTCAAAACCAAGCCAG AAGTATCCTATCAAATGCAGATTCACAATTTGAG GGAATTCAAAAAGAAATCATCCGATGCAAGTCCCAGATGATAGAAATGGAAAAGCGTCTCAG GATGTTTGAAGGGGATCCTTCTGAAATTACAGCGTTGTGTGAAGCTGAGTATCGGGAAGAAGTTCTTCAGGAGACTCTGAAACGTGTTCGTCTTCGCAAG CAAGTTCTAGTTGAGAAGTATAACTCTGCGGATGCAGAATCTACTACACAG GGCATAAACATTAATAACATGGTTACTACAAACCCAAGCAACATGTTTGACTGGCTTCCACCGAGAGAACCTCAAGTGCAGATCATGAATTTTATGAACTTCAATGGGATTCTTCCTCATAG ACAAAATGAGAATGTAAACCGAGCTAATGTGATTGATAATGATAACAATGTGAATGTTCAACGATCTGAGTTTGGACAAGTTATTGATATGAATCTATCTCCATGGACACAATTCTATCCCTCTG GAAGTGGCCCTATGATGATGACACAACCTGGAGAACGGTCATTCAATGAAAATTTCCTACCGCAATTTTCTCCATGA